Part of the Halomicrobium zhouii genome is shown below.
CGCGTAGGGAAGCAAGGGTCGGACTAGCTGGACGGCGACGGCGCCGAGCACGGCCAGCGGAATCTCGACTGCACCCGCGCGAGCGCCCGCGAACAGTGCGTACGACTTCCGGTCGAGGCCGGCGTTGACCGCCGCGACGGAGACGGCCAGCCCCTCCGGTATGTTCTGGATACCGATGGCGACCATCAGCGCCAGTGCGGTGCCGAGCCCCTCCATCCCGTCGGCGGCGCCGAAGCCGACGCCGACCGCCAGTCCCTCGGGCATGTTGTGGAGCGTGATCGCGAGGACGAACAGGACCACGGGGGCGAGCTTGTCCGGGTTGATCCCGGGGACCGTCTCGCTCGGGTCCGCGGCGTCGGTCCGTCGCTCTCCGGTGAGCAGGTAGTGGGCGTGGGGCACGAGGCCGTCGGCCCGGTCGAGGAAGAGCACCCCGAGGACGACGCCGAACAGCGTCGGGAGCGGGTCGCCGCCGGAGTACTGCTCGATGCCGGGGATGATGAGGCTCGTGAACGCCGCGGCCAGCATCACGCCGGCGGCGAAGCCCAGCGCCCCGTCCAGTGCCCGCTCGGAGGGGTTGCGCCAGACCAGTACGAGCGACGCGCCGACGAGGTTCATCGTCGCGATGACGACGCCGCCCGCCAGCCCCTGGACCACCGGATCGGTGCCCACGATCCGGACGAACAGCTCCGCCAGCCCGGCTTGCATTGGTCACTGGTGTGGCCCCCCACCCCTTGTAACTGTCCCCACTGCCGGAACGGGGTGCTGTTTGTGGCCGATAGCGACCCCTTAAATTAACAGACGGCGGCGTGATCGGGCGCGAAAGCTATTTGCGCACGCTGACTGGAAGATTTCGGTATGGACCGCCAAGCGCGCGGCACCGCTCTCCTCGTTCTCGGCGCCGTGTTGCTCGTCGGAACGGTCGCCGTCGGTGCCGCGACCGCGCCGGACATCGGGACGCAACGCGTCGACTCGCCCCAGACGCTGGTCGGATCGCAGGGCGACGACAGCTACCACGCCGGCGGATCCGTCTCCCTCCTCGAAGGGGACGACCGGGCCTGGACCGAAGAGACCGCCGACAGCTACTTCGACGTGACCATGCGCGAGGACGGCACCGTCCTGGCCGGGTTCATGCACTCGGGCTACCAGGACGGCTGTGGCCCCTACGACGCGCCCTGTACCAAGACCGGCTTCCGGATCATCGACCCCGACGCGGCGGGAGGCCCCGCGGTCGTCGAGGAGTACGCCTTCCCCGTGCGCACGAAGACCAACAGCGAGATCCACGACGTCGAGGAACTGGATTCGGGCGAGTTCCTCCTGACCGACATGGACAGAGAGCGGATCTTCACCGTCGACGGCGACGAGGTCACCTGGCAGTGGAACGCGAGTTCGTTCTACGAGGCGCCCGAGGACCCCACGCAACGCGACTGGCTCCACGTCAACGACGTCGACGTCGTTAACGAGAGTCACTACCTCGTCTCGGTCCGCAACGCGAACCAGGTCCTCCTGATCGAGCGCGACGAGGGGGTCGTCGAGGTGATCAACGAGGACGACGGCGGGAGCGACGACACGTGCCTGGGACCGACGAGGCTCGTCGACGCGGACGGCGACGGGGACGTCCGCTGTGGCGACCCGAGCGTCCTCTACGACCAGCACAACCCGCAGTGGCTGGACGACGGCGCGGTCCTCGTCGCCGACAGCGAGAACGACCGCGTCGTCGAACTCCACCGGAACGAGTCGACAGGGGAGTGGGAACCGGCGTGGACGCTCACCGAGGCCGAGGGCGTCGAGCTGAACTGGCCCCGCGACGCCGACCGGCTGGACAACGGGAACACGCTGGTCACCGACACCCGGAACGCTCGCCTCCTCGAAGTGACGCCCAACGGCACCGTCGTCTGGAGCCACCAGACCGGCGGCATCCCGTACGAGGCCGAGCGATTACCCGAAGGTGAACGCGCGGGTGCCGACCGGTACGAACGCGGCACGGTCACCGACCCGGGCGGCGACGTGCCCGGGCTCTCGCTGGCG
Proteins encoded:
- a CDS encoding ZIP family metal transporter, translating into MQAGLAELFVRIVGTDPVVQGLAGGVVIATMNLVGASLVLVWRNPSERALDGALGFAAGVMLAAAFTSLIIPGIEQYSGGDPLPTLFGVVLGVLFLDRADGLVPHAHYLLTGERRTDAADPSETVPGINPDKLAPVVLFVLAITLHNMPEGLAVGVGFGAADGMEGLGTALALMVAIGIQNIPEGLAVSVAAVNAGLDRKSYALFAGARAGAVEIPLAVLGAVAVQLVRPLLPYAMGFAAGAMLFVISDEIVPETHTSGNERVATLGTMAGVVVMLYLDVSLG
- a CDS encoding arylsulfotransferase family protein; the encoded protein is MDRQARGTALLVLGAVLLVGTVAVGAATAPDIGTQRVDSPQTLVGSQGDDSYHAGGSVSLLEGDDRAWTEETADSYFDVTMREDGTVLAGFMHSGYQDGCGPYDAPCTKTGFRIIDPDAAGGPAVVEEYAFPVRTKTNSEIHDVEELDSGEFLLTDMDRERIFTVDGDEVTWQWNASSFYEAPEDPTQRDWLHVNDVDVVNESHYLVSVRNANQVLLIERDEGVVEVINEDDGGSDDTCLGPTRLVDADGDGDVRCGDPSVLYDQHNPQWLDDGAVLVADSENDRVVELHRNESTGEWEPAWTLTEAEGVELNWPRDADRLDNGNTLVTDTRNARLLEVTPNGTVVWSHQTGGIPYEAERLPEGERAGADRYERGTVTDPGGDVPGLSLAMVGLRSVFPGTPYWFAETHLGLVLLGLGLTVAGLVVRRRT